The following proteins are co-located in the Cryptosporangium minutisporangium genome:
- a CDS encoding TetR/AcrR family transcriptional regulator, which translates to MSPRRAAALRNSQGAANLREHLIATAERMIATGADTLTVRAVAAEARVADGVLYNYFADKEELLALALHAHVRTVEAGLGPLPEPGRGTLEENLRTHVTYGLALHRRCLPAFTRTLGQPKVLARFAAIDVPGQPWRDRLVEYLRAERDQGRLRADARVDAAAAMIVGVCHEVVLSVMFSVGEPPQPPDVDDLVTAVLHGLL; encoded by the coding sequence ATGTCACCGAGACGAGCCGCAGCGCTGCGCAACAGCCAGGGCGCCGCCAACCTGCGGGAACACCTCATCGCCACCGCCGAGCGAATGATCGCGACCGGCGCCGACACGCTGACCGTGCGGGCCGTCGCCGCCGAGGCACGGGTGGCCGACGGCGTGCTCTACAACTACTTCGCCGACAAGGAAGAGTTGCTGGCGCTCGCGCTGCACGCCCATGTCCGCACCGTGGAGGCCGGGCTCGGACCGTTGCCCGAGCCCGGACGGGGCACTCTCGAGGAGAATCTGCGTACCCACGTGACCTACGGGTTGGCGCTGCACCGCCGCTGCCTTCCGGCGTTCACCCGGACACTCGGCCAGCCGAAGGTGCTCGCCCGGTTCGCCGCGATCGACGTGCCGGGCCAGCCGTGGCGCGACCGGCTCGTCGAGTACCTCCGGGCGGAGCGCGACCAGGGGCGTCTCCGGGCCGACGCCCGGGTCGACGCGGCGGCGGCGATGATCGTCGGGGTGTGTCACGAGGTGGTGCTGTCAGTGATGTTCAGCGTCGGCGAGCCGCCCCAGCCGCCGGACGTCGACGACCTGGTCACCGCCGTGCTCCACGGCCTCCTTTGA
- a CDS encoding L-lactate permease, producing the protein MYQQVLDPVAHSLAWSSLVAAIPLVVLFILLGGFRMRAWLASLISLAVALVVAVGVYGMPVGQALLATSEGAAFGFFPILWIVINAIWVYNITVATGHFDVLRRSFTRVSDDRRIQAIIIAFSFGALIEALAGFGTPVAVTSVMLMALGFSPLKSAVLALTANTAPVAFGAMATPILTLGTVTGISSDTLGAMVGRQTPILAVFVPLVLVYIVDGMRGLRETWLYALVCGMTFGIGQYVTSNFISVPLADVVASLLSVAALVGIVRVWRPIATPVTAEALAAEPPGSGPSRSADDPDDATRAAAATPEGEAGSAGRDAAESGGDPAGRDASAGRDASAGRDASAGRDASAESGGSAGAGASAGGDASAEPGDEVGRDRAPADAPAGGSAAADEGRDGGVAALPDTRAEVARAYAPYAIIIAVFVVGQIGPVKELLERATQTVDWPGLHLTNTAGEELSLVAFKLNWLTTPGTQMLVAGLLTMLALKVSVGRAVRAYGATLDQLKWAILTVMTVLGLAFVMNASGQTVTLGSWMAGAGGLFALISPILGWLGVAVTGSDTSSNSLFGGLQVTAAERADLSATLMAASNSSGGVLGKMISPQNLAIAAAAVGLHNSEGDIFRRVVGWSVVFLAGICVLSWLQSTAVLSWMVP; encoded by the coding sequence GTGTACCAACAGGTCCTCGACCCCGTCGCCCACTCGCTCGCGTGGAGCTCTCTCGTTGCGGCGATCCCACTCGTCGTCTTGTTCATCCTGCTCGGCGGCTTTCGCATGCGCGCCTGGCTGGCTTCGCTGATCTCGCTGGCGGTCGCGCTGGTGGTGGCGGTCGGCGTCTACGGGATGCCGGTCGGGCAGGCGCTGCTCGCCACGTCCGAGGGCGCCGCGTTCGGGTTCTTCCCGATTCTCTGGATCGTCATCAACGCGATCTGGGTCTACAACATCACGGTCGCGACCGGGCACTTCGACGTGTTGCGCCGCAGCTTCACGCGGGTGAGCGACGATCGGCGAATCCAGGCGATCATCATCGCGTTCTCGTTCGGCGCGCTGATCGAGGCGCTCGCCGGCTTCGGCACGCCGGTCGCGGTGACCTCGGTGATGCTGATGGCGCTCGGGTTCTCGCCGCTCAAGTCGGCGGTGCTGGCTTTGACCGCGAACACCGCGCCGGTCGCGTTCGGGGCGATGGCCACGCCGATCCTGACGCTCGGCACCGTGACGGGCATCAGCAGCGACACGCTGGGAGCGATGGTCGGGCGGCAGACGCCGATCCTGGCGGTGTTCGTCCCGCTGGTGCTGGTGTACATCGTGGACGGGATGCGGGGGCTACGCGAGACGTGGCTGTACGCGTTGGTGTGCGGTATGACGTTCGGCATCGGGCAGTACGTGACGTCGAACTTCATCTCGGTGCCGCTCGCGGACGTGGTGGCGTCGCTGCTGTCGGTCGCGGCACTCGTCGGGATCGTGCGGGTGTGGCGTCCGATCGCGACGCCGGTGACGGCGGAGGCGCTCGCCGCCGAGCCGCCGGGCTCCGGTCCGTCCCGCAGCGCCGACGATCCCGACGACGCCACCCGCGCGGCCGCGGCCACGCCGGAGGGCGAAGCCGGATCCGCCGGGCGGGACGCCGCGGAATCGGGTGGCGACCCGGCGGGACGCGACGCCTCCGCGGGACGCGACGCCTCTGCAGGACGCGACGCCTCCGCGGGACGCGACGCCTCCGCGGAGTCGGGCGGTTCGGCGGGTGCCGGCGCCTCGGCGGGGGGCGACGCTTCGGCGGAGCCGGGGGATGAAGTGGGCCGTGATCGCGCCCCGGCGGATGCTCCGGCTGGCGGGTCGGCAGCGGCGGACGAGGGGCGGGACGGCGGGGTGGCGGCGCTGCCGGACACCCGGGCGGAGGTCGCACGGGCCTACGCGCCGTACGCGATCATCATCGCGGTCTTCGTCGTGGGCCAGATCGGACCGGTGAAGGAACTCCTCGAGCGGGCCACGCAGACGGTCGACTGGCCGGGCCTGCACCTCACGAACACCGCGGGCGAGGAACTCTCGCTGGTGGCGTTCAAGCTGAACTGGCTGACCACACCGGGCACGCAGATGCTGGTCGCCGGGTTGCTCACGATGCTGGCATTGAAGGTGTCGGTGGGTCGGGCGGTTCGGGCCTACGGTGCGACGTTGGACCAGCTCAAGTGGGCGATCCTCACCGTGATGACGGTGCTCGGGCTGGCATTCGTGATGAACGCATCGGGGCAGACCGTCACGCTGGGCAGCTGGATGGCCGGCGCCGGCGGGTTGTTCGCGCTGATCTCGCCGATCCTCGGGTGGCTCGGGGTGGCGGTGACCGGGTCGGACACGTCGTCGAACTCGCTGTTCGGTGGGTTGCAGGTCACCGCGGCCGAGCGGGCGGACCTGTCGGCGACGCTGATGGCGGCGTCGAACAGTTCCGGGGGAGTGCTCGGCAAGATGATCTCGCCGCAGAACCTCGCGATCGCGGCGGCGGCGGTGGGGCTGCACAACTCCGAAGGGGACATCTTCCGCCGGGTGGTGGGGTGGAGTGTCGTGTTCCTCGCCGGGATCTGCGTGCTGAGCTGGCTGCAGTCCACCGCGGTGCTGTCCTGGATGGTCCCCTGA
- a CDS encoding saccharopine dehydrogenase NADP-binding domain-containing protein, translating into MRAGDPQRILVLGGYGAVGREAVSALRDWYDGELIVAGRNPGKGELRLDVGDLTALQDVVSEVDAVLNCVELNNSLVAEVCLRHGVHYLDVTATPEVLRGIEALDPIAGESTAVLSVGLAPGVTNLLAALCTGPEVRVGVLLGAGERHGRAAIEWTLDGLAQLGDAWPMRFPAPYGLRTVRRFPFPGPETGLCLDSRPLTALLGTAARPSVRSVLQKPRIRSAAIAALSRTHVGSDGFAVVATDGRCTASLAGRRQSRATGLVAALLIRRLSGFPPGVRHVEQLVDPAQFLDELASHGFRLEVDQYAPG; encoded by the coding sequence ATGAGGGCCGGCGATCCCCAGCGGATACTCGTGCTCGGCGGGTACGGCGCGGTCGGACGGGAGGCCGTCTCCGCGCTCCGCGACTGGTACGACGGCGAGCTGATCGTCGCGGGTCGGAACCCGGGAAAAGGTGAGCTACGGCTCGACGTCGGGGACCTCACCGCCTTGCAAGACGTCGTGTCCGAGGTGGACGCCGTCCTCAACTGCGTCGAGCTGAACAATTCGCTGGTCGCCGAGGTCTGCCTTCGCCACGGCGTGCACTATCTGGACGTCACGGCCACCCCGGAGGTGCTGCGGGGGATCGAGGCGCTGGACCCGATCGCCGGGGAGTCGACCGCCGTACTCAGCGTCGGCCTCGCGCCGGGCGTGACGAACCTTCTCGCCGCGCTCTGCACCGGCCCCGAGGTGAGGGTCGGGGTCCTGCTCGGAGCAGGTGAGCGGCACGGGCGGGCCGCGATCGAGTGGACGCTCGACGGGCTCGCCCAGCTCGGTGACGCCTGGCCGATGCGGTTTCCGGCGCCGTACGGCCTCCGCACCGTGCGGCGGTTCCCGTTCCCCGGCCCGGAGACCGGTCTGTGCCTGGACTCGCGTCCGCTCACGGCTTTGCTCGGGACGGCCGCGCGGCCGAGCGTCCGCAGCGTCTTGCAGAAGCCACGGATACGCTCGGCCGCCATCGCAGCGCTGAGCCGCACTCACGTGGGTAGTGACGGCTTCGCCGTCGTCGCCACCGACGGACGGTGCACCGCCTCGCTCGCCGGACGCCGGCAGAGCCGGGCAACCGGGCTGGTCGCCGCGCTGCTGATCCGACGCCTCAGCGGCTTCCCACCCGGCGTGCGCCACGTCGAGCAGCTGGTCGACCCGGCCCAATTCTTGGACGAGCTGGCGAGCCACGGCTTTCGGCTGGAGGTCGATCAGTACGCTCCGGGCTGA
- a CDS encoding FGGY-family carbohydrate kinase, translating into MTPQPQVLAIDLGTSGMKAALVAADGTVTGWAEREVPLHVLPGGGAEQDPYDWWNALAGVVAALGRAHPDHLRAVTTVCASTQGEGTIPVDADGEPLTRCITWLDMRGAPHLRRQFGGFPAVDGMSVRRIARWLRLTGGMPSPTGKDPAAHMLLVRDTMPEVYERTASFLNVLDWINLKLTGRTVATVDSILTSWVTDNRRPGRIRYSPALVADSGIDRDKLPPIVACTDVIGSLSPQAAAHLGLPLRVQVVAGAIDNTAAAVGAGTVGDHQPHLYLGTSSWIAAHVRRKKTDVFAQIASVPCAVPDRYLMTALQATAGANLTWLRDKVVEFDDPLLSAGHISRDEGSIFDAFDRILPTVPAGANGVLYTPWLYGERAPVDDPKLRAGFFNISLDTNRSDLLRAVFEGVAFNTRWLTGAVDKFLGSPVTSLVITGGGARSDSWCQIFADVLGIEIRRDARPVAVNARGAGWIGAVGAGLVTFPEIGDLARNDHVFEPDAKAHEAYEDVFAVYKTLHKQLAPVYKRLNA; encoded by the coding sequence GTGACCCCTCAGCCCCAGGTGCTCGCGATCGATCTGGGCACATCGGGCATGAAAGCCGCTCTGGTCGCGGCGGACGGCACCGTGACCGGGTGGGCCGAGCGCGAGGTGCCGTTGCACGTGCTGCCCGGCGGCGGGGCCGAGCAGGATCCGTACGACTGGTGGAACGCTCTCGCCGGCGTCGTGGCCGCGCTCGGCCGGGCGCACCCCGACCACCTGCGCGCGGTCACGACCGTGTGCGCTTCCACGCAGGGCGAGGGCACGATCCCGGTCGACGCCGACGGTGAGCCACTGACCCGCTGCATCACCTGGCTCGACATGCGGGGCGCGCCTCATCTGCGGCGTCAGTTCGGTGGGTTCCCGGCGGTCGACGGCATGTCGGTGCGCCGCATCGCCCGCTGGCTACGGCTGACCGGGGGCATGCCGTCGCCCACCGGCAAGGACCCCGCGGCGCACATGCTGCTGGTCCGGGACACGATGCCGGAGGTCTACGAGCGCACCGCGTCGTTCCTCAACGTGCTCGACTGGATCAACCTGAAGCTCACCGGCCGGACGGTGGCGACCGTCGACTCGATCCTGACGTCCTGGGTCACCGACAACCGGCGTCCGGGACGGATCCGGTACTCGCCCGCGCTGGTGGCCGACAGCGGCATCGACCGGGACAAGCTGCCGCCGATCGTCGCGTGCACGGACGTGATCGGGTCGCTGTCGCCGCAGGCTGCCGCGCACCTCGGGCTGCCGCTGCGGGTGCAGGTCGTGGCCGGGGCGATCGACAACACCGCCGCCGCGGTGGGCGCCGGCACCGTCGGCGACCATCAGCCGCACCTGTACCTCGGGACGTCGTCCTGGATCGCCGCGCACGTGCGTCGCAAGAAGACGGACGTGTTCGCGCAGATCGCGTCGGTGCCGTGCGCGGTGCCCGACCGGTACCTGATGACCGCGCTGCAGGCCACCGCGGGCGCGAACCTCACCTGGCTGCGCGACAAGGTGGTCGAGTTCGACGACCCGCTGCTGAGCGCCGGGCACATCAGCCGGGACGAAGGCTCGATCTTCGACGCGTTCGACCGCATCCTGCCGACGGTTCCCGCGGGGGCGAACGGCGTCCTCTACACACCGTGGCTCTACGGGGAGCGCGCGCCGGTCGACGACCCGAAGCTGCGTGCCGGCTTCTTCAACATCTCGCTGGACACCAACCGCTCGGACTTGCTGCGTGCGGTGTTCGAGGGCGTCGCGTTCAACACGCGCTGGCTCACCGGCGCGGTCGACAAGTTCCTCGGTTCGCCGGTGACCTCGCTCGTGATCACCGGGGGAGGAGCGCGTTCGGACTCGTGGTGCCAGATCTTCGCCGACGTGCTCGGCATCGAGATCCGGCGGGACGCCCGGCCGGTCGCGGTCAACGCGCGCGGTGCGGGGTGGATCGGGGCGGTCGGCGCCGGGCTGGTGACGTTCCCGGAGATCGGCGACCTGGCCCGCAACGACCACGTCTTCGAGCCGGACGCCAAGGCGCACGAGGCGTACGAGGACGTGTTCGCCGTCTACAAGACGCTGCACAAGCAGTTGGCCCCGGTCTACAAGCGCCTCAACGCCTGA
- a CDS encoding class I SAM-dependent methyltransferase, with the protein MTQIVNTGQAEAWNGYEGTHWASNADRYDAVNSGYNQSILEAAALAPGDDVLDVGCGNGQLTRLAGAAIAPGSTLGIDLSAPMLATARARTAASTVQYVRGDAQVYPFEPASRDVVLSRFGVMFFADPVAAFANIRRALRPGGRMAFACLRGVAGTELGTVFEAMTRPLPPSELPTGTDGTGPTSLADPDRIRQVLTAAGFSNVRTQACDAEQIWGHDVADAAAFLGAWGPVRHQLSQVDAATAEAVTDALTEALRPFERDGAVRLRGGAWLVTAVTR; encoded by the coding sequence ATGACGCAGATCGTCAACACCGGGCAAGCCGAGGCGTGGAACGGCTACGAAGGCACTCACTGGGCCAGCAACGCCGACCGCTACGACGCCGTGAACAGCGGCTACAACCAATCGATCCTGGAGGCCGCCGCGCTCGCGCCGGGCGACGACGTCCTCGACGTCGGCTGCGGTAACGGCCAGCTCACTCGGCTCGCCGGCGCCGCGATCGCGCCAGGCAGCACCCTCGGCATCGACCTCTCGGCGCCGATGCTCGCGACCGCGCGCGCCCGCACCGCGGCGTCGACCGTGCAGTACGTCCGCGGCGACGCTCAGGTCTACCCGTTCGAGCCCGCCAGCCGGGACGTCGTCCTCAGCCGCTTCGGCGTGATGTTCTTCGCCGATCCGGTCGCCGCGTTCGCGAACATTCGCCGCGCGCTGCGCCCCGGCGGGCGGATGGCGTTCGCCTGCCTGCGCGGCGTGGCCGGTACCGAGCTCGGGACCGTGTTCGAGGCGATGACCCGTCCGCTCCCGCCGTCCGAGCTGCCGACCGGCACCGACGGCACCGGGCCGACCTCGCTCGCCGACCCGGACCGCATCCGTCAGGTCCTCACCGCCGCTGGGTTCTCGAACGTCCGGACGCAGGCATGCGACGCCGAGCAGATCTGGGGACACGACGTGGCGGACGCGGCGGCGTTCCTCGGCGCGTGGGGGCCGGTGCGGCACCAGCTGTCGCAGGTCGACGCGGCTACTGCCGAGGCGGTGACGGACGCGCTGACCGAGGCGCTGCGGCCGTTCGAACGCGACGGCGCGGTCCGGCTGCGGGGTGGAGCGTGGTTGGTCACTGCGGTCACGCGATGA